In the Streptomyces sp. f51 genome, one interval contains:
- a CDS encoding ROK family glucokinase: MGLTIGVDIGGTKIAAGVVDEEGNILSTHKVPTPGTPQAIVDAIASAVEGARAGHDIVGVGIGAAGYVNRQRSTVYFAPNIDWRNEPLKAEVERRVGLPVVVENDANAAAWGEYKFGAGKGHRNVICITLGTGLGGGIIIGNKLRRGHFGVAAEFGHIRMVPDGLLCGCGSQGCWEQYASGRALVRYAKQRANATPEAAEVLLGLGDGTPDGIEGKHISMAARQGDHVAVDSYRELARWAGAGLADLASLFDPSAFIVGGGLSDEGELVLDPIRKSYKRWLVGGNWRPVADVIAAQLGNKAGLVGAADLAREPDPIM, encoded by the coding sequence ATGGGACTCACCATCGGCGTCGATATCGGCGGCACGAAGATCGCGGCCGGTGTGGTCGACGAGGAAGGCAATATTCTCTCGACGCACAAGGTGCCGACCCCGGGCACGCCGCAGGCGATCGTGGACGCCATCGCCTCGGCGGTGGAGGGCGCGCGTGCCGGACACGACATCGTCGGCGTCGGCATCGGTGCCGCCGGATACGTGAACCGACAGCGCTCGACGGTCTACTTCGCGCCGAACATCGACTGGCGCAACGAGCCGCTCAAGGCCGAGGTCGAGCGGCGTGTCGGTCTGCCGGTCGTCGTCGAGAACGACGCGAACGCGGCCGCCTGGGGCGAGTACAAGTTCGGTGCCGGCAAGGGCCACCGCAACGTCATCTGCATCACCCTGGGCACGGGCCTCGGCGGCGGCATCATCATCGGCAACAAGCTGCGCCGCGGGCACTTCGGCGTGGCCGCCGAGTTCGGCCACATCCGGATGGTGCCGGACGGCCTGCTGTGCGGCTGCGGCTCGCAGGGCTGCTGGGAGCAGTACGCCTCCGGGCGCGCGCTCGTCCGGTACGCCAAGCAGCGCGCCAACGCGACCCCGGAGGCCGCGGAGGTCCTGCTCGGCCTCGGCGACGGGACCCCGGACGGCATCGAGGGCAAGCACATCTCCATGGCCGCCCGCCAGGGCGACCACGTCGCGGTGGACTCCTACCGCGAGCTGGCCCGCTGGGCCGGCGCGGGTCTCGCGGACCTCGCCTCGCTCTTCGACCCGTCCGCCTTCATCGTCGGCGGCGGTCTCTCGGACGAGGGCGAGCTGGTCCTCGACCCGATCCGCAAGTCGTACAAGCGCTGGCTGGTCGGCGGCAACTGGCGCCCGGTCGCCGACGTGATCGCCGCCCAGCTGGGCAACAAGGCCGGTCTCGTCGGAGCGGCGGACCTGGCCCGGGAGCCCGACCCGATCATGTAG
- a CDS encoding DUF5304 domain-containing protein, whose protein sequence is MSEERPTSDAAQEETADEVRFEEAHATDADAWATACAEDLAAEKARRRAQHGPPPGSAAEELRKLVDAVADKLSGLQSPLFGAVAGGTAQQVVNQVVQQAKAAVEPVLERNPEVFDHLAAAGSELLAAYRSAVENQERRWTTRGTGSPDDESGPGEHIDLD, encoded by the coding sequence ATGAGCGAAGAGCGCCCCACTTCCGACGCCGCTCAGGAGGAGACGGCCGACGAGGTCCGTTTCGAGGAAGCGCACGCCACCGACGCCGACGCCTGGGCGACCGCCTGCGCGGAGGACCTGGCCGCGGAGAAGGCCCGCCGCCGCGCCCAGCACGGCCCGCCGCCCGGCTCGGCTGCCGAGGAACTGCGCAAACTCGTCGACGCCGTCGCCGACAAGCTCTCGGGACTCCAGTCCCCGCTGTTCGGCGCGGTCGCCGGCGGCACCGCCCAGCAGGTGGTCAACCAGGTGGTGCAGCAGGCCAAGGCGGCCGTGGAACCGGTGCTGGAGCGCAACCCCGAGGTCTTCGACCACCTCGCCGCCGCGGGCTCCGAACTGCTCGCCGCGTACCGCTCGGCAGTCGAGAACCAGGAGCGTCGCTGGACCACTCGGGGCACGGGTTCCCCCGACGACGAGTCCGGTCCGGGCGAACACATCGACTTGGACTAA
- a CDS encoding SRPBCC family protein produces MAEHTSSSITIEAAPADVMAVIADFARYPDWTGEVKEAQVLKEDERGRAEQVRLVMDAGAIKDDQTLGYTWTGDHEVSWTLVKSQMLRSLDGSYLLKPAGDGATEVTYRLTVDVKIPMLGMIKRKAEKVIIDRALAGLKKRVEESA; encoded by the coding sequence ATGGCGGAACACACCAGTTCGAGCATCACGATCGAGGCGGCGCCGGCTGACGTCATGGCGGTGATCGCCGACTTCGCCCGCTACCCGGACTGGACGGGCGAGGTGAAGGAGGCGCAGGTCCTCAAGGAGGACGAGCGCGGCCGCGCCGAGCAGGTCCGTCTCGTCATGGACGCCGGCGCCATCAAGGACGACCAGACCCTCGGCTACACCTGGACCGGCGACCACGAGGTCTCCTGGACCCTGGTCAAGTCCCAGATGCTGCGCTCGCTGGACGGTTCGTACCTGCTCAAGCCCGCGGGCGACGGCGCCACCGAGGTCACCTACCGGCTGACCGTCGACGTCAAGATCCCCATGCTGGGCATGATCAAGCGCAAGGCCGAGAAGGTCATCATCGACCGAGCCCTGGCAGGCCTGAAGAAGCGCGTCGAGGAATCGGCCTAG
- a CDS encoding metallophosphoesterase, which translates to MASTPVGRRKTRIHVVSDVHGNARDLARAGEGADALICLGDLVLFLDYADHARGIFPDLFGVENADRIVELRTARRFEEARAFGARLWAGIGTDRAAAIEKAVRKQYAELFAAFPNPTYATYGNVDMPTLWPEYAGSGTTVLDGERVEIGGRVFGFVGGGLRTPMRTPYEISDEEYAAKIEAVGEVDVLCTHIPPEVPELVYDTVARRFERGSRALLDAIRRTRPRYALFGHVHQPLARRMRVGATECVNVGHFAGSGRPWVLEW; encoded by the coding sequence ATGGCATCCACACCCGTCGGCCGTCGGAAGACGCGCATCCATGTCGTCAGTGACGTGCACGGCAACGCCCGGGACCTCGCCCGGGCCGGCGAAGGCGCCGACGCCCTGATCTGCCTCGGTGACCTGGTTCTCTTCCTCGACTACGCCGACCACGCCCGTGGCATCTTCCCGGACCTGTTCGGCGTCGAGAACGCCGACCGCATCGTCGAGCTGCGCACCGCCCGCCGCTTCGAGGAGGCGCGCGCGTTCGGCGCCCGGCTGTGGGCGGGCATCGGCACCGACCGGGCCGCGGCGATCGAGAAGGCGGTCCGCAAGCAGTACGCCGAGCTGTTCGCGGCCTTCCCGAACCCGACGTACGCGACCTACGGCAATGTCGACATGCCGACCCTGTGGCCGGAGTACGCCGGATCGGGCACGACCGTCCTGGACGGCGAGCGGGTCGAGATCGGCGGCCGGGTCTTCGGGTTCGTCGGCGGGGGGCTGCGGACACCGATGCGGACGCCGTACGAGATCAGCGACGAGGAGTACGCGGCCAAGATCGAGGCGGTCGGCGAGGTCGACGTACTGTGCACGCACATTCCTCCGGAGGTGCCGGAGCTGGTGTACGACACCGTGGCGCGCCGCTTCGAGCGGGGCTCCCGCGCGCTGCTGGACGCGATCCGGCGCACGCGCCCCCGGTACGCGCTCTTCGGCCACGTCCACCAGCCCCTCGCCCGCAGGATGCGTGTCGGGGCGACGGAATGCGTCAATGTGGGGCACTTCGCGGGGTCGGGTCGCCCCTGGGTGCTGGAGTGGTGA
- a CDS encoding glycosyltransferase family 4 protein encodes MHKTLIVTNDFPPRPGGIQAFLHNMALRLDPDRLVVYASTWKRGHEGAEATAAFDAEQPFTVVRDRTTMLLPTPGVTRRAAGLLREHGCTSVWFGAAAPLGLMAPALRRAGATRLVATTHGHEAGWAQLPAARTLLRRIGESTDTITYLGEYTRSRIASALTPEAAARMVQLPPGVDERTFHPGSGGDEVRARLGLTDRPVVVCVSRLVPRKGQDTLVLAMPRILAKEPDAVLLIVGGGPYEKELRKLAHETGVADSVRFTGAVPWSELPAHYGAGDVFAMPCRTRRGGLDVEGLGIVYLEASATGLPVVAGDSGGAPDAVLDGETGWVVRGGSPEESADRIVTLLGDPELRRRMGERGRSWVEEKWRWDLLAERLRELL; translated from the coding sequence ATGCACAAGACCCTGATCGTGACGAACGATTTCCCGCCCCGCCCCGGCGGCATCCAGGCCTTTCTGCACAACATGGCGCTGCGCCTGGACCCCGATCGGCTCGTCGTCTACGCCTCGACCTGGAAGCGCGGCCACGAGGGAGCGGAGGCCACCGCGGCCTTCGACGCGGAGCAGCCCTTCACCGTCGTACGGGACCGTACGACCATGCTACTTCCGACGCCGGGCGTCACCCGGCGGGCGGCCGGACTGCTGCGCGAGCACGGCTGTACGTCGGTGTGGTTCGGGGCGGCGGCACCGCTCGGCCTGATGGCCCCGGCGCTGCGCCGGGCGGGCGCGACCCGTCTCGTGGCGACCACGCACGGCCACGAGGCCGGCTGGGCCCAGTTGCCCGCCGCCCGCACCCTGCTGCGCCGCATCGGCGAGTCCACCGACACGATCACCTACCTCGGCGAGTACACGCGCTCGCGGATCGCCTCCGCGCTGACCCCCGAGGCGGCCGCGCGCATGGTGCAGCTGCCGCCGGGCGTCGACGAGCGGACCTTCCACCCCGGCTCGGGCGGCGACGAGGTCCGGGCCCGCCTCGGTCTCACCGACCGGCCCGTCGTCGTGTGCGTCTCCCGCCTGGTCCCGCGCAAGGGCCAGGACACGCTCGTCCTCGCGATGCCGCGGATCCTCGCCAAGGAGCCGGACGCGGTGCTGCTGATCGTCGGGGGCGGGCCCTACGAGAAGGAGCTGCGCAAGCTCGCGCACGAGACCGGGGTCGCGGACTCGGTCCGGTTCACCGGGGCGGTGCCCTGGTCGGAGCTGCCCGCGCACTACGGAGCCGGGGACGTCTTCGCGATGCCCTGCCGCACCCGCAGGGGCGGCCTCGACGTCGAGGGGCTCGGCATCGTCTACCTGGAGGCGTCGGCCACGGGCCTGCCGGTGGTGGCAGGCGACTCCGGGGGCGCGCCGGACGCGGTGCTCGACGGGGAGACGGGCTGGGTCGTCCGCGGAGGCTCTCCCGAGGAGAGCGCCGACCGGATCGTCACCCTGCTCGGCGACCCCGAACTGCGCCGCCGCATGGGCGAACGCGGCCGTTCCTGGGTCGAGGAGAAATGGCGCTGGGACCTCTTGGCGGAACGCCTGCGAGAGCTGCTCTAG
- a CDS encoding alpha/beta fold hydrolase, which produces MPVLPGAEPFRHEGGEVGVLLCHGFTGSPQSLRPWAEYLAEQGLTVAVPLLPGHGTRWQDMQVTGWQDWYAEVDRELRALRANCSRVFVFGLSMGGALALRLAARHGDEISGVVLVNPLNKVQGLTAHALPVLRHLVPSVKGIASDIAKEGAQELGYDRVPLHAAHSLRLLCGVVDAELPQVTQPLLLLHSLQDHVVSPADSARILGRVSSTDVTEIVLEQSYHVATLDHDADRIFEESHSFVTRLAPGAGTKADAGRVGRQEGTAAGD; this is translated from the coding sequence GTGCCGGTCCTTCCTGGAGCCGAGCCGTTCCGCCACGAGGGCGGAGAGGTCGGCGTCCTTCTCTGCCACGGTTTCACCGGCTCCCCGCAGTCACTGCGCCCCTGGGCGGAGTACCTCGCCGAGCAGGGTCTGACCGTCGCCGTTCCCCTGCTGCCCGGCCACGGCACGCGCTGGCAGGACATGCAGGTCACGGGCTGGCAGGACTGGTACGCGGAGGTCGACCGCGAGCTGCGCGCCCTGCGCGCGAACTGCTCCCGGGTGTTCGTCTTCGGGCTCTCGATGGGCGGCGCGCTGGCCCTGCGGCTCGCGGCCCGGCACGGCGACGAGATCAGCGGCGTCGTGCTCGTCAACCCGCTCAACAAGGTGCAGGGCCTGACCGCGCACGCCCTGCCCGTGCTCCGTCACCTCGTCCCGTCGGTGAAGGGCATCGCGAGCGACATCGCGAAGGAGGGCGCCCAGGAGCTCGGCTACGACCGGGTGCCGCTGCACGCCGCGCATTCGCTGCGCCTGCTGTGCGGGGTCGTGGACGCGGAGCTGCCGCAGGTCACCCAGCCGCTCCTGCTGCTGCACAGCCTCCAGGACCACGTGGTCTCCCCCGCCGACTCGGCGCGCATCCTCGGCCGGGTGTCCTCCACGGACGTCACGGAGATCGTGCTGGAACAGAGCTACCACGTCGCGACGTTGGACCACGACGCGGACCGGATCTTCGAGGAGAGCCACTCCTTCGTCACCCGGCTCGCGCCCGGTGCCGGCACGAAGGCCGACGCGGGTCGGGTGGGACGGCAGGAAGGGACGGCAGCCGGTGACTGA
- a CDS encoding endonuclease/exonuclease/phosphatase family protein → MPTSFSASPLPASRTESDGSAVIRVLSYNIRSMRDDTAALARVISACAPDLVLVQEAPRFFRWRKKLARLASASGLVVLSGGATAAGPALLCTLRATVERTEDVLLPLTPGQHRRGFATAVVRFGGARLGVLSSHLSLRKDERLEQSGMLLDRLAGLGTPHAVAGGDLNEVPAGPAFRRLAGALQDGWATRPWGGENTWTFAGPHRRIDAVFATPGVEVLGCGVPLGLPGVSEADLRAATDHLPVLAALRVPTS, encoded by the coding sequence ATGCCGACCAGCTTCTCCGCCAGTCCGCTGCCCGCGTCCCGTACCGAGTCCGACGGTTCGGCGGTCATCCGCGTGCTCAGCTACAACATCCGTTCGATGCGCGACGACACCGCCGCGCTCGCCCGAGTGATCAGCGCCTGCGCACCCGACCTCGTCCTGGTCCAGGAGGCGCCACGGTTCTTCCGCTGGCGCAAGAAGCTCGCGCGACTCGCCTCCGCCTCCGGCCTCGTCGTCCTGTCCGGGGGCGCCACCGCCGCCGGTCCCGCGCTGCTGTGCACGCTGCGGGCCACCGTGGAGCGCACGGAGGACGTACTGCTCCCGCTCACCCCCGGGCAGCACCGGCGCGGCTTCGCCACGGCGGTCGTCCGGTTCGGGGGCGCCCGGCTCGGCGTGCTCAGCTCTCATCTCTCGCTGCGCAAGGACGAACGCCTCGAACAGAGCGGCATGCTCCTCGACCGGCTCGCCGGTCTCGGCACCCCGCACGCCGTCGCGGGCGGCGATCTCAACGAAGTCCCGGCGGGACCGGCGTTCCGCCGTCTCGCGGGCGCCCTCCAGGACGGCTGGGCCACCCGCCCCTGGGGCGGGGAGAACACCTGGACGTTCGCGGGCCCCCACCGGCGCATCGACGCCGTCTTCGCCACCCCCGGTGTCGAGGTCCTCGGCTGCGGCGTGCCGCTCGGTCTCCCCGGCGTGAGCGAGGCGGACCTGAGAGCGGCCACGGACCACCTGCCCGTCCTGGCGGCCCTCAGAGTGCCCACCTCGTAA
- a CDS encoding ArsA-related P-loop ATPase: MRTILITGQGGTGRTTVAAATALNAARKGTRTLVLTADRTDTLGAVLGVPTGPDPVEAAPGLTAWRPDAAARFRDDLTAFQRRATTALDLLGASRLDAEEVTPLPGAEELALLRALRDAALSEAYGLLVVDLPPAPQALALLALPEELRRYLRRLLPPERQAARALRPVLGRLAGVPMPAEWLYETAGRWDIELAAVQGVVEDRATTVRLVAEPGPAGADAVRTAATAFALRGLPVDALIANRVLPGATHDAWLGALAAQQRKALEEWSESYTVHEVPHRGHDPRGTDDLTALPVPGVNTAPTPVEWPVTDRLADDGVLVWHIPLPGAIRDELDLIRRGDELVVTVGQFRRIVPLPSALRRCTVAGAALREGELRIRFAPDPGLWPRGGK, translated from the coding sequence ATGCGCACCATCCTGATCACCGGCCAGGGCGGCACAGGCCGTACCACCGTCGCCGCGGCCACCGCGCTGAACGCCGCGCGGAAAGGCACCCGCACCCTGGTGCTCACCGCCGACCGCACCGACACCCTCGGCGCCGTCCTCGGCGTACCCACCGGCCCCGACCCCGTCGAAGCCGCCCCCGGCCTCACCGCCTGGCGCCCCGACGCAGCCGCCCGCTTCCGCGACGACCTCACCGCCTTCCAGCGCCGCGCCACCACCGCCCTCGACCTCCTCGGCGCCTCCCGCCTGGACGCCGAGGAGGTCACCCCGCTCCCCGGCGCCGAGGAACTGGCCCTGCTGCGCGCCCTGCGCGACGCCGCGCTCTCGGAGGCGTACGGCCTGCTCGTCGTCGACCTGCCCCCGGCCCCCCAGGCCCTCGCCCTCCTCGCACTGCCCGAGGAACTCCGCCGCTATCTGCGCCGCCTGCTCCCACCGGAACGCCAGGCGGCCCGGGCCCTGCGCCCGGTCCTCGGACGGCTCGCGGGCGTCCCCATGCCCGCCGAGTGGCTGTACGAGACCGCGGGGCGCTGGGACATCGAGCTGGCCGCCGTGCAGGGCGTCGTCGAGGACCGCGCCACGACCGTACGGCTGGTCGCCGAGCCCGGACCCGCCGGCGCCGACGCCGTCCGTACCGCCGCCACGGCCTTCGCCCTGCGGGGGCTGCCCGTCGACGCGCTGATCGCCAACCGGGTGCTGCCCGGGGCCACCCACGACGCCTGGCTGGGAGCCCTCGCGGCCCAGCAGCGCAAGGCCCTGGAGGAGTGGAGCGAGTCGTACACGGTCCACGAGGTCCCGCACCGCGGCCACGACCCGCGCGGCACCGACGACCTCACCGCGCTTCCCGTGCCCGGCGTCAACACAGCGCCCACCCCGGTCGAGTGGCCCGTGACCGACCGTCTCGCCGACGACGGCGTGCTCGTGTGGCACATTCCGCTGCCCGGCGCGATACGCGACGAACTCGACCTCATCCGGCGGGGCGACGAACTCGTCGTCACCGTGGGCCAGTTCCGCAGGATCGTCCCGCTCCCCTCCGCTCTGCGCCGCTGCACGGTGGCCGGAGCCGCGCTGCGCGAGGGCGAGCTGCGCATCCGGTTCGCCCCGGACCCGGGACTGTGGCCGCGCGGCGGGAAATGA
- a CDS encoding lysophospholipid acyltransferase family protein, translating to MKFSIGGPLKLAFRPWVEGLENIPAEGPAILASNHLSFSDSFFLPAVLERKVTFIAKAEYFTTPGIKGRMTAAFFKGVGQLPVDRSGARGAGEAAIKSGIEVIERGELFGIYPEGTRSPDGRLYRGKPGGLARVALATGAPVIPVAMIDTEKIQPPGKLMPKLMRPGIRIGKPLDFSRYSGMEHDRFVLRAVTDEVMYEIMKLSGQEYVDIYASAAKRQIADAAKAEKDAEKAARAALAQAEKQAAAEQAGEQAASPAASRGEDEAGGEGENGPADGQRSGSQERP from the coding sequence ATGAAGTTTTCCATCGGAGGGCCGCTGAAGCTCGCCTTCAGACCCTGGGTGGAAGGCCTCGAGAACATCCCCGCCGAGGGCCCGGCCATTCTGGCGAGCAATCACCTCTCGTTCTCGGACTCCTTCTTCCTGCCCGCGGTGCTCGAACGCAAGGTGACCTTCATCGCGAAGGCGGAGTACTTCACGACCCCGGGCATCAAGGGCCGGATGACGGCCGCCTTCTTCAAGGGGGTCGGCCAGCTCCCGGTGGACCGTTCCGGCGCGCGCGGCGCGGGCGAGGCGGCCATCAAGAGCGGCATAGAGGTGATCGAGCGCGGTGAGCTGTTCGGCATCTACCCGGAGGGCACCCGCTCGCCCGACGGCCGCCTCTACCGCGGCAAGCCCGGCGGTCTCGCCCGCGTGGCCCTCGCCACCGGCGCGCCCGTCATCCCGGTCGCGATGATCGACACGGAGAAGATCCAGCCGCCCGGCAAGCTGATGCCCAAGCTGATGCGTCCGGGCATCCGCATCGGCAAGCCGCTGGACTTCAGCCGCTACAGCGGCATGGAGCACGACCGGTTCGTGCTCCGCGCGGTGACCGACGAGGTCATGTACGAGATCATGAAGCTCTCCGGCCAGGAGTACGTCGACATCTACGCGTCGGCCGCCAAGCGGCAGATCGCGGACGCGGCGAAGGCCGAGAAGGACGCGGAGAAGGCGGCCAGGGCGGCTCTCGCCCAGGCCGAGAAGCAGGCGGCCGCGGAACAGGCGGGCGAGCAGGCCGCGTCTCCGGCCGCCTCGCGGGGCGAGGACGAGGCCGGGGGCGAGGGAGAGAACGGACCGGCCGACGGGCAACGATCCGGCTCCCAGGAGCGTCCGTAG
- a CDS encoding AMP-dependent synthetase/ligase: protein MREFSLPALYEVPADGNLTDIVRRNAAQHPDVAVIARKVGGTWTDVSATAFLAEVLAAAKGLIASGVRPGDRVALMSRTRYEWTLLDFAIWSAGAVTVPVYETSSPEQVQWILGDSGARACIVELPAHAASVESVRDRLPALEHVWQIEAGGVEELGRLGADVSDAAVEERSSLAKADDPATIVYTSGTTGRPKGCVLTHRAFFAECGNIVERLRPLFRTGECSVLLFLPLAHVFGRLVQVAPMMAPIKLGCVPDIKNLTDELAAFRPTLILGVPRVFEKVYNSARAKAQADGKGKIFDKAADTAIAYSRALDTPSGPSLGLKIKYKTFDKLVYSKLRAVLGGRGEYAISGGAPLGERLGHFFRGIGFTVLEGYGLTESCAATAFNPWDRTKIGTVGQPLPGSVIRIADDGEVLLHGEHLFKEYWNNEAATAEALADGWFHTGDIGTLDEDGYLRITGRKKEIIVTAGGKNVAPAVIEDRIRAHALVAECMVVGDGRPFVGALVTVDEEFLGRWAAEHGKPAGSTAASLREDPDLIAAIQDAIDDGNAAVSKAESVRKFRVLAHQFTEESGHLTPSLKLKRNVVAKDYANEIEALYRG from the coding sequence TTGCGCGAGTTCAGCCTTCCGGCTTTGTACGAGGTCCCCGCGGACGGAAATCTCACCGACATCGTCCGCCGAAACGCCGCGCAGCATCCCGACGTAGCCGTGATCGCCCGCAAGGTGGGCGGTACCTGGACGGACGTCAGCGCCACCGCCTTCCTCGCCGAGGTGCTGGCCGCGGCCAAGGGGCTCATCGCCTCGGGCGTGCGGCCCGGCGACCGGGTCGCCCTGATGTCCCGTACCCGCTACGAGTGGACGCTGCTCGACTTCGCGATCTGGAGCGCCGGCGCCGTCACCGTGCCGGTGTACGAGACCAGCTCCCCCGAGCAGGTGCAGTGGATCCTCGGCGACTCGGGCGCGCGGGCCTGCATCGTGGAGCTCCCCGCGCACGCGGCCTCCGTGGAGTCGGTGCGCGACCGGCTGCCCGCCCTCGAACACGTCTGGCAGATCGAGGCCGGCGGCGTCGAGGAGCTGGGGCGCCTGGGCGCGGACGTCAGCGACGCCGCCGTCGAGGAGCGCAGCTCGCTCGCCAAGGCGGACGACCCCGCGACCATCGTCTACACCTCCGGGACCACCGGCCGCCCCAAGGGCTGCGTGCTGACCCACCGCGCCTTCTTCGCGGAGTGCGGCAACATCGTGGAGCGCCTGCGCCCGCTGTTCCGCACCGGTGAGTGCTCCGTCCTGCTCTTCCTGCCGCTCGCGCACGTCTTCGGACGGCTCGTGCAGGTCGCCCCGATGATGGCGCCGATCAAGCTGGGCTGTGTCCCGGACATCAAGAACCTGACCGACGAGCTGGCCGCGTTCCGGCCGACGCTCATCCTCGGTGTGCCGCGCGTCTTCGAGAAGGTCTACAACTCGGCGCGCGCCAAGGCCCAGGCCGACGGCAAGGGCAAGATCTTCGACAAGGCCGCGGACACCGCGATCGCGTACAGCCGCGCGCTGGACACCCCCTCGGGGCCGTCCCTCGGTCTGAAGATCAAGTACAAGACGTTCGACAAGCTCGTCTACAGCAAGCTGCGCGCGGTGCTCGGCGGCCGTGGCGAGTACGCGATCTCGGGCGGCGCGCCCCTGGGCGAGCGGCTCGGCCACTTCTTCCGCGGCATCGGGTTCACGGTCCTGGAGGGCTACGGCCTGACCGAGTCCTGTGCGGCCACGGCCTTCAACCCCTGGGACCGTACGAAGATCGGCACGGTCGGCCAGCCGCTGCCCGGCTCCGTGATCCGTATCGCCGACGACGGCGAGGTGCTGCTGCACGGCGAGCACCTGTTCAAGGAGTACTGGAACAACGAGGCCGCCACGGCCGAGGCGCTCGCCGACGGCTGGTTCCACACCGGTGACATCGGCACCCTCGACGAGGACGGCTACCTCCGCATCACCGGCCGCAAGAAGGAGATCATCGTCACCGCGGGCGGCAAGAACGTCGCCCCGGCCGTGATCGAGGACCGTATCCGCGCCCACGCGCTGGTCGCGGAGTGCATGGTGGTCGGCGACGGGCGTCCGTTCGTCGGCGCGCTGGTCACGGTCGACGAGGAGTTCCTGGGCCGGTGGGCCGCGGAGCACGGGAAGCCGGCCGGTTCGACCGCGGCGTCGCTGCGTGAGGACCCGGACCTGATCGCCGCCATCCAGGACGCGATCGACGACGGCAACGCGGCGGTGTCCAAGGCGGAGTCGGTCCGCAAGTTCCGTGTCCTCGCCCACCAGTTCACCGAGGAGTCGGGGCACCTGACGCCGTCGCTGAAGCTGAAGCGGAACGTGGTGGCGAAGGATTACGCGAACGAGATCGAGGCACTGTATCGGGGCTGA